The Blastomonas sp. SL216 DNA window CACATCTGCGCCGGCAAGCCAGGCCGATTTCACCTGCCTTGCCAATGTCGCCGGATTGCCCGCGATCAGCCTGCCCGCAGGGTTCAGCGATGATGGCCTGCCGGTCGCCGTGCAGCTGATCGGCCTGCCGGGCCAGGAGGCCGACCTTTTCGCTCGCGCCCGCACGCTTGATGCCGCGCTCGCCGCCTATCGTCCGCCCGCCAATCTGGCCGCCAATCTGCCCGAAGGAGAAACCCCGTGAAGATCATCGTGCTGTTCAACCTGAAGCCCGGCGTCTCGATCAGCGATTATGAAACATGGGCACGCACCCGCGACATTCCGGGGGTCAATGCGCTGTCTTCGGTCACCAGCTTCACCGTGCACCGCGCCACCGGCCTGTTCGGATCGGACGCCGCCGCGCCCTACCAGTATATCGAGATCATCGACCTTCCTGCCATGGACCCGTTCGTGGCCGAGATCAGCACGCCCGAATTCCAGGCGATGGCCGCGCCCTTCCAGGATTATGCCGACGCGCCGCAGTTCATCCTGACCGAGGACCTGTGATGCGCCGGTTCGAAGGCAAGACCATCGTCGTCACCGGATCGGGCAAGCACAAGGGGCTGGGCCAGGCGATCCTGCAGCGCTTTGCCGATGAAGGCGCGAACTGCGTGCTTTCAGACCTTGTCCTCGATGCCGAGGCCGAAGAGGTCGCAGAGGATCTGCGCGGGCGCGGCGCGAAGGTCGCGGCGATCGCATGCGACGTTTCAAGCGCCGAGCAGTGCCGCGCGCTGGTCGATGGCGCGGTGGCCGCGTTCGGATCGGTCGACATATTCGTCAACAATGCCGGGATCGGCTTCATGATGAAGCCGCTGCTCGATGTCGATCCGGCCGACTGGGACAAGGTGCTCGCCGTCAACCTGTCGGGCGCATTCTATTGCACGCAAGCGGCCGCGAAAGGGATGATCGCTGGCGGGCGCGGCGGGCGGATCATCAACATCGCCAGCCAGGCCGCCAAGACCGGCTTTCCGCACCTCCCAGCCTATGTCAGCTCCAAGCACGGCATGGTCGGCCTGACCCGGGCGAGCGCGGTCGAGCTTGGCGCGCATGGCATCACCGTCAACGCAGTGTGCCCGAACCATGTGACCACGGGGCTCGGCGCGCAGCAGAACGCGTATTTCTCGAAGCTCTTGGGCTTTGCCAGCGTCGAGGCCTATCTCGCCAACATGAAGGCGAAGAACCCGATGGGCCGCCCGGGCCTTGCCAGCGACACCGCGTCCGCCTGCGCCTGGCTGGCGAGCGACGATGCTTTTTACGTGACCGGCGAAGCGCTCAACGTGAGCGGCGGCGAGGAGATGCACTGATTTAAATCTCCTCTCCCCTTGCGGGAGAGGAAACGAAGCCTTGCGAGCTTGCTCGCTAGGCGCAGTTGGAGAGGGGGTTTCCACCCTCTCCCAGCTCCGACTAGGACCTTTTGAGGTCCAAGTCTGCGCAACCCTCTCCCGTCAAGGGAGAGGGGTTTGGAGGATAACGGATGATCGAAGAGAGAATGGACTGGCCGAACGGCGCGAAACTGGCCTTGAGCGTCGTCGTCAATGTCGAGGAAGGCAGCGAGATGACCATCGCGCGCGGCGACCGGGGGATGGAGCCGGTCGACGAGCTGGGCGTGTTCGTCAAATCGGCCATCCGCAACTATGGCAACGAGAGCAACTATCTCTATGGCATCAAGGCGGGCGCACCGCGCGTCGTCAAGCTCCTGAAGCGCTATGACATCATGGCGAGCTGGACGGTCGCCGCGATGGCGCTGGAGACCTATCCCGAGATTGCCGAGGCGATCGTCGAGCTCGGCCATGAACCGGTGAGCCATGGCTGGCGCTGGGTGCACCAGTTCAAGATGGATGAGGCGACCGAGCGCGAGTTCATACAGAAGGCCGTGGCGTCGATCGAGAAGACCACCGGCACCCGGCCCTATGGCTGGCTGTCGCGCTACCTGCACACCGACAATACCCGCCGCCTGCTCAGCGACGCCGGTTTCGAATATCATATGGACGATTATTCGGGCGACATTCCCTATTGGGATCGCGACACCGTGCCCGAAAGGCCGATGGTGATCATGCCCTATCAGCTCGATACCAACGACATGAAGATGTGGACGGATCCTGCGATGACGCCGAACCAGTGGCTCGATTATGCCGTGCGCTGCTTCGACCAGCTTTATGCCGAAGGCGAGGAGGGGAACCCGAAGATGATGTCGCTGGGCCTGCACCTGCGCATCATCGGCAGGCCGGGACGCATCTGGGCGCTGGAGGAATTCTTTCGCCATGTCCGATCCAGGAACGACGTCTGGGTAACGACCCGCCGCGCGATTGCGCAGCATTTTGCCGCCACGGTGCCGGCGTGAGGGGCGTGGCTATCCTCCCCTCGCCCCTTGCGGGGGCGCACCCCTTCCCCTCTCCCCCCGAGGGAGAGGGTTGCGCAGACTTGGCGGCTTTGCCGCCTAGTCGAAGCTGGGAGAGGGGGCAGCGGCGGGCCCTTCGCACAAAGCCCTCTCCAAGGCTTGCTAGGCAGGAAGCTGCCAAGCCAAGCCTGTCCTCTCCCGTAAAGGGAGAGGAGATATGAGTCTCACCCTCACCCTTGATGGGGCGATCGCGCACCTCGTCATCGACCGGCCCGACAAGCGCAACGCCTTCACGCAATCCATGTGGGAGGCGCTGCCCGAGCTGATCGAGCGCGCGATGCTCAACCCCGATATCCGCGTGATGATCCTGCGCGCCAGCGTGCCCGGCGCGTTCAGCGCCGGCGCGGACATTGCCGAGTTTGGCGCGGGCGCGCAGGACCCCGAGTGGCGAATCCGCAACCAGGCGGCGATCCGCCGCGCGATGGAGACACTGGCGCGCGCGCCCAAGCCGGTCATCGCGCAGATCGAGGGCGATTGCATCGGCGGCGGCTGCGGCCTGTCGCTTGCCTGCGATTTCCGCATCGCGACCCCTGCCGCGCGCTTCGGCATCACGCCGGCCAAGCTCGGCCTCGTCTATTCGCTCCACGATACCAAGCTGCTGGTCGATCTGGTGGGACCGGCGGCGGCCAAGCGCATCCTGTTCACCGCCCAGCTGGTCGATGCGACGCAAGCGCACCGCATCGGGCTGGTCGATGAGATTGCCGAGGACGCCGGAGCTGCCGCCACCGCGCTCGCCGCGCAGATCGCCAGCGTCTCGCCGCACAGCGTGCGCGCAAGCAAGGCGATGATCGGCCGCATCATCCATGGCCAGGCCGAGGACGATGCCGAAACGCTCGCCCAGTTTGCCGATGCCTTTGGCGGGCCGGATTTCAGGGAAGGCGTCGCCGCGTTTCTCGCCAAGCGCAAGCCGGAGTTCTGATCGCATGGCCGATAGCGTTCCCGTCCGCCGCCTTTATGTCGATGGCCCGTTCGGCCAGCTGCATGTGCGCGAGGCGGGAATGGCCGAAGCCGGTCGTCCCTCGCTTGCCTGCTTTCACATGAGCCCGATGACGGGGCGGACGTTCGAACGGTTCATGGGCGTCCTGTCCGCGATCAGCGGGCGGCATGTGCTCGCGTTCGACACGCCGGGTTTCGGCATGTCCGACGCGCCGCCGGTTGCGCCGGGAATCGCCGATTATGCCGATGCCCTGATCGCGGGGATCGAGGCATGTGCCGGGTCCGGTGCGGTCGACCTGATGGGCTATCATACCGGATCGATGATCTCCTGCCAGCTGGCGGCGGAGCGCGCCGGCCAGATACGCCGCGTCGTCCTGATCTCCGCGCCGGTGTTCAGCGCCGAGGATCTCGCCGCGATGCGCGCCGAATACCGCCACCGCACGCCTGAGGCCGATGGCAGCCATATCCTGCACCGCTGGCAGCGCTTCCACCATCATTTCGCCGCGGGCGGCCTGCCGCTCGACGAAATCAACGCCGCATTTCCCGACGGGCTGCTGGGCCGCAATATCGAGCATTGGGGCCATGATGCCGCGTTCGGCTTCGTGCCCGGCATGCGTCTTGGCGAAGTGACCCAGCCGGTGCTGCTGCTGAACCCCGAAGACGACCTGCGCGATCACACCGCGCCTGCCCCCGCCTTGTTGCAGAACGGCCATATGGTGACGCTCGATGGCTGGGGGCACGGCTTTCTCGACCTCCACGCCCGCGAGAGCGCTGCGCTGGTCGAAAGCTTCCTCGGCGCAAGCGCCGACCCCTTTGGCGCTTTGGCCTTGCCCGAATGCGCCAGACCGCCTGTCCTGTCCGCCTGAACCGAGAGGCCCGATCATGTCGCATCATCTGAAGCACGGAACGATCATGGGGGGCGTGGTGGTCACGCCCGATCTTGCAGGCTCGCTCGCCGACTATCAGGGGCGGCTGGGGCTCGATCTGGTCGAACACGGCCCGCTGCCCGCCGATCTCGCGGCGAGCTGGGGCTGCGTAGGCAGCGCTGGCGCGCCCTATGCGATGCTGCGCCCGCAAAGCGGCGCGCATTGCTTCATCCGGCTGGTGGAACAGCCCGATCATGCCGATTTCCAGCCCACCCGCAGCTATGGCTGGGCCGCCTATGAACTCACCGTCAAGGACGTGTTCGGCTGGCCCGACCGGCTCGACGGCAGCGGTTTCCGCGTCATCGGCCCGCCCAAGGAGATTGCCGGCCTGCCCTATTTCGTACCCATGCAGGTGCTGGGGCGAGGCGACGAGATGATCTATCTGAATGAGGTGGCGATGGACACGCCTTCGTCCGACCTGCCCAAGGCGCACAGCCTGACCGATCATATCTTCATCGTCATCCTGGCAGCGAAGGACCGCATGGCCTCGGTCGACTGGTACCGCCACGCGCTGCGCCTCGACGAAGGGGAGAGCTACACGCTCGAATACACGATGATCAACGCCGCGTTCGGCAAGCCCGCCGGGACGCAGTCGGTGATCACGATGGTTCAGAACGAGCGCCTGCCGATCCTGGAGATCGACGATTATCCCGCCGAGGCGACCGACCGTCCGCAGCATGCCGACATGCTGCCGCCGGGCAATGCGCTGGTGACGCTGGCGGTGGAAAGCTTCGACGATCTCGATGTTGAATTCGTCACCCCGCCGGTGCTGCGCCATGGCGACCTGTACATGGGCAATATGGCAGCGACGGTGCGCGGACCCTCGGGCGAGCTGGTCGAGCTGATCGAGACCGGGCTGTCCTGAGCGCATGGGCCGGATGCGGATCGGGTTGATCGGGACAGCGCTGAACCCGTTGCAGCGCGGCGGCCCCGCGCCTGAACTCGCGGCGCTGTTCCCGGACGCCAGCTTCCACGCCTTTCCCTCGCGCGTGCCCGCCTTCCCCTACACGCCGCTCGAACAGGCGATGCAGGCGTTGGGCCATGCCGAAGCCGCGCTCAGCGCCGCAGAGCAAGGCTGTGATGCAGCGGTGATCGACAGCGTGGGCGATTATGGCCTGGCCGCGATGCGCGCGATGCTGCCCATTCCTGCGATCGGATCGGGCGAGGCCGGACTGGCCGAGGCGGGACAAGGCGGGCGGCGGTTCGGCATCGTGACGGTGTGGCCCGAATCGATGAATTTCATCCTGGCCGAACGGCTGCAATCCTGCGGCCTCACCGATCGGTGCACCGGTACCGTCAATATCGGCAGCGACGATGATGCCGCCTCGCTCACCGGGCCGGGCAGCTATCTCGCGCAGGTCCGCGAAGGCCAGGCCGCGATCCTGCAGCGGGTGCTGGCAGGGATCGAGACGCTGGTGGCGGGCGGCGCAGAGGCGGTGATGCTGGGCTGTACCTGCATGTCCGCGATGGCCGAGAGCGTTGCCACCGCATCGCCCGTACCCGTGATCAACCCGCTCGCCGCCGGGCTGCGCGCCGCGCTGGCTGCTCCGCCCCTCACGCTTCCCCCACTGCCGCGTGAGGG harbors:
- a CDS encoding REDY-like protein HapK — its product is MKIIVLFNLKPGVSISDYETWARTRDIPGVNALSSVTSFTVHRATGLFGSDAAAPYQYIEIIDLPAMDPFVAEISTPEFQAMAAPFQDYADAPQFILTEDL
- a CDS encoding SDR family NAD(P)-dependent oxidoreductase, which gives rise to MRRFEGKTIVVTGSGKHKGLGQAILQRFADEGANCVLSDLVLDAEAEEVAEDLRGRGAKVAAIACDVSSAEQCRALVDGAVAAFGSVDIFVNNAGIGFMMKPLLDVDPADWDKVLAVNLSGAFYCTQAAAKGMIAGGRGGRIINIASQAAKTGFPHLPAYVSSKHGMVGLTRASAVELGAHGITVNAVCPNHVTTGLGAQQNAYFSKLLGFASVEAYLANMKAKNPMGRPGLASDTASACAWLASDDAFYVTGEALNVSGGEEMH
- a CDS encoding polysaccharide deacetylase family protein, with the translated sequence MIEERMDWPNGAKLALSVVVNVEEGSEMTIARGDRGMEPVDELGVFVKSAIRNYGNESNYLYGIKAGAPRVVKLLKRYDIMASWTVAAMALETYPEIAEAIVELGHEPVSHGWRWVHQFKMDEATEREFIQKAVASIEKTTGTRPYGWLSRYLHTDNTRRLLSDAGFEYHMDDYSGDIPYWDRDTVPERPMVIMPYQLDTNDMKMWTDPAMTPNQWLDYAVRCFDQLYAEGEEGNPKMMSLGLHLRIIGRPGRIWALEEFFRHVRSRNDVWVTTRRAIAQHFAATVPA
- a CDS encoding enoyl-CoA hydratase-related protein; amino-acid sequence: MSLTLTLDGAIAHLVIDRPDKRNAFTQSMWEALPELIERAMLNPDIRVMILRASVPGAFSAGADIAEFGAGAQDPEWRIRNQAAIRRAMETLARAPKPVIAQIEGDCIGGGCGLSLACDFRIATPAARFGITPAKLGLVYSLHDTKLLVDLVGPAAAKRILFTAQLVDATQAHRIGLVDEIAEDAGAAATALAAQIASVSPHSVRASKAMIGRIIHGQAEDDAETLAQFADAFGGPDFREGVAAFLAKRKPEF
- a CDS encoding alpha/beta hydrolase, coding for MADSVPVRRLYVDGPFGQLHVREAGMAEAGRPSLACFHMSPMTGRTFERFMGVLSAISGRHVLAFDTPGFGMSDAPPVAPGIADYADALIAGIEACAGSGAVDLMGYHTGSMISCQLAAERAGQIRRVVLISAPVFSAEDLAAMRAEYRHRTPEADGSHILHRWQRFHHHFAAGGLPLDEINAAFPDGLLGRNIEHWGHDAAFGFVPGMRLGEVTQPVLLLNPEDDLRDHTAPAPALLQNGHMVTLDGWGHGFLDLHARESAALVESFLGASADPFGALALPECARPPVLSA
- a CDS encoding aspartate/glutamate racemase family protein, with protein sequence MRIGLIGTALNPLQRGGPAPELAALFPDASFHAFPSRVPAFPYTPLEQAMQALGHAEAALSAAEQGCDAAVIDSVGDYGLAAMRAMLPIPAIGSGEAGLAEAGQGGRRFGIVTVWPESMNFILAERLQSCGLTDRCTGTVNIGSDDDAASLTGPGSYLAQVREGQAAILQRVLAGIETLVAGGAEAVMLGCTCMSAMAESVATASPVPVINPLAAGLRAALAAPPLTLPPLPREGRPALLRAMVGAVAGEMAEDCPVCIAG